The Streptomyces sp. NBC_00440 genome contains a region encoding:
- a CDS encoding oxygenase MpaB family protein encodes MPYTSQSMDALREVGDELADATVATLFERGEVGQFNTLMRWFSEAGQDLPDGLPDVAREYLRATSAPPSWVDWGEMEKARLFFIDNNVHISTALSFAAMPACYVVPHIAELLSATHALAYPSRRMAETGQFTVYLMRPDAFEAGSRFIPAAQKVRLLHASIRHHLRRENRWDVAKRGVPICLEDMIGGQMMFSIQVLDALHRLGIHMSADGAQSYYYAWRVVGSMLGIGLEHMPADLESARQFSDLYMTRHMGPSEDGARLTRQLIDLYEEVVPGTVFDPVVSALIRYLIGDTAADWLDVPRSPAWDSAIQTAPVLLGVLERLEDNSPLAAWALDRLGGLTTNLELSSLTRGRVMQYAIPEQLKAEYGVTSTASRTNRWTPPPLSDPPRSGPPRSGKASAK; translated from the coding sequence GTGCCCTACACGAGCCAGTCCATGGACGCCCTGCGGGAGGTGGGTGACGAGCTCGCGGACGCAACGGTGGCCACCCTCTTCGAACGGGGTGAGGTCGGTCAGTTCAACACCCTCATGCGCTGGTTCTCCGAGGCGGGCCAGGACCTGCCCGACGGACTGCCCGACGTGGCCCGCGAGTATCTGCGGGCCACCAGCGCACCCCCGTCATGGGTGGACTGGGGCGAGATGGAGAAGGCCCGGCTGTTCTTCATCGACAACAACGTGCACATCTCCACCGCACTGTCCTTCGCGGCGATGCCCGCCTGCTACGTCGTCCCGCACATCGCCGAACTCCTCAGTGCCACCCACGCCCTGGCGTATCCCTCCCGGCGGATGGCCGAGACCGGCCAGTTCACCGTCTACCTGATGCGCCCCGACGCCTTCGAAGCCGGCAGCCGCTTCATCCCGGCCGCGCAGAAGGTCCGCCTGCTCCATGCCTCCATCCGCCACCATCTGCGCCGCGAGAACCGCTGGGACGTGGCGAAGCGGGGTGTGCCGATCTGTCTTGAGGACATGATCGGCGGCCAGATGATGTTCTCCATCCAGGTCCTGGACGCCCTGCACCGGCTCGGCATCCATATGTCGGCCGACGGCGCACAGTCGTACTACTACGCCTGGCGCGTGGTCGGATCGATGCTCGGCATCGGCCTCGAACACATGCCGGCCGACCTGGAGAGCGCGCGGCAGTTCTCCGATCTGTACATGACCCGGCACATGGGCCCCTCCGAGGACGGTGCCCGGCTGACCCGCCAGTTGATCGACCTCTACGAAGAAGTCGTCCCGGGCACCGTGTTCGACCCCGTGGTCTCCGCGCTGATCCGGTACCTCATCGGGGACACGGCCGCCGACTGGCTCGACGTACCCCGCTCGCCGGCCTGGGACTCCGCCATCCAGACCGCCCCGGTCCTGCTGGGCGTCCTCGAACGCCTTGAGGACAACTCACCGCTGGCCGCTTGGGCACTGGACCGCCTCGGCGGTCTGACCACCAACCTGGAACTCAGCTCCCTGACCCGCGGCCGCGTCATGCAGTACGCCATCCCGGAGCAGCTCAAGGCCGAGTACGGCGTCACCTCGACTGCGTCCCGCACCAACCGCTGGACCCCTCCCCCGCTCTCCGATCCCCCGCGTTCCGGTCCTCCGCGTTCGGGGAAAGCATCCGCCAAGTAG
- a CDS encoding polyprenyl synthetase family protein — MTDDGRERDAFKARVDRELTSFVDQEILELIAVDEQLTPVADQLRAVTSDGKRLRAAFCYWGWRAAGQPDCDEMVRAAAAMELVHAAAVVHDDIIDNSPVRRGVPAAHIALQGALTGRAGRQAGGRALAMLTGDLLMSWAGQLFTSCGLPAAYLARARPMWAALARELVAGEALEILRTGSRPHAQSSLQVIRYKTAKYTVEHPLHIGGRLGGGRAALIEVFSAYGLPLGEAFQLRDDLLGIFGDPGATGKSNADDLVGHKPTTLLAVTWTSATAAERKVLRGLLGRRTLGQEGLDQVREIMRRTGAVGRIEELIAARVRAATTAVDRADLSAPAAAALTGLVGSAVTRQS, encoded by the coding sequence ATGACTGACGACGGGCGCGAACGCGATGCGTTCAAGGCCCGGGTCGACAGGGAACTCACGTCGTTCGTGGACCAGGAGATCCTGGAGCTGATCGCTGTCGACGAGCAACTGACCCCTGTCGCAGACCAGTTGCGTGCGGTCACATCGGACGGAAAGCGGCTGCGGGCCGCCTTCTGCTACTGGGGCTGGCGGGCGGCGGGGCAGCCGGACTGCGACGAGATGGTCAGGGCCGCGGCCGCCATGGAGCTGGTCCATGCGGCCGCCGTCGTCCACGACGACATCATCGACAACAGTCCTGTCCGGCGGGGAGTCCCCGCCGCCCACATCGCGCTGCAGGGGGCGCTCACCGGCCGTGCGGGGCGTCAGGCCGGTGGCCGGGCGCTGGCCATGCTGACCGGGGATCTGCTGATGTCGTGGGCCGGGCAGCTGTTCACGTCGTGCGGTCTGCCCGCCGCGTATCTGGCCCGTGCGCGCCCGATGTGGGCGGCCCTCGCCCGTGAGCTCGTGGCGGGCGAGGCGCTGGAGATCCTGCGCACCGGATCCCGTCCGCACGCCCAGAGTTCGCTTCAGGTCATCCGGTACAAGACGGCCAAGTACACCGTGGAGCACCCGTTGCACATCGGGGGGCGTCTGGGCGGCGGCCGCGCGGCTCTGATCGAGGTGTTCAGCGCCTACGGGCTTCCGCTGGGGGAAGCGTTCCAGCTGCGCGACGACCTGCTCGGGATCTTCGGCGATCCCGGCGCGACGGGCAAGTCGAACGCCGACGACCTCGTGGGCCACAAGCCCACCACTCTGCTGGCGGTGACCTGGACCTCCGCCACCGCCGCCGAGCGCAAGGTGCTGCGCGGGCTGCTCGGCCGCCGCACCCTCGGTCAGGAGGGCCTCGACCAGGTACGGGAGATCATGCGGCGCACCGGAGCTGTCGGGCGGATCGAGGAACTGATCGCCGCCCGTGTGCGGGCCGCCACCACGGCGGTCGACCGTGCGGACCTGTCGGCCCCCGCCGCCGCGGCGCTCACCGGTCTGGTGGGTTCAGCCGTCACTCGTCAGTCGTGA
- a CDS encoding RidA family protein, whose product MPTLFPHPDGRPRPYSAAALHNGTLWACGQVPVTPEGDTPHDIGDQVRLALDNLETVLTAAGGGLDTLLKVTVYLADLAEFDHYNSAYLDRLADVALPPRTTVQVAAFRGAKRVEIDAVAALVPGP is encoded by the coding sequence ATGCCGACTCTCTTCCCCCACCCCGACGGCCGGCCCCGGCCCTACTCCGCCGCAGCCCTCCACAACGGCACTCTCTGGGCCTGCGGCCAGGTCCCCGTCACCCCCGAAGGCGACACGCCGCACGACATCGGCGACCAGGTCCGGCTGGCCCTGGACAACCTGGAGACCGTGCTGACCGCAGCCGGCGGTGGCCTGGACACCCTGCTCAAAGTCACCGTGTACCTGGCCGACCTCGCCGAGTTCGACCACTACAACTCCGCCTACCTCGACCGCCTGGCGGACGTCGCGCTGCCGCCCCGTACGACGGTGCAGGTCGCGGCCTTCCGCGGTGCCAAACGGGTCGAGATCGACGCGGTGGCGGCCCTCGTCCCCGGCCCGTAG
- a CDS encoding aldehyde dehydrogenase family protein → MPDIPNTPDRPTELRHLIAGEWVDGEGAEARSLDPAHPDRAVAVYRTAGEKLLDRAVTAAQEAQPDWSAQGLIRRGLVLRRAAGLLADRAEEIALLMTREEGKTLPESRAEVGASVETLHYHASRARAADGVTYPSGHPDEVIRTLRRPLGTVAAITPWNFPLQIPAWKIAPALLWGNAVIWKPASDTVAVAAAFAQVLADAGVPAGVLGLLLAPGSVGAALVAREEVAGVTFTGSVAVGRSIQAAAVPRGAKVQMELGGHNAAIVLPDADPAVAAADLVAGAMGSTGQKCTGTRRIIAVGEAYDALLPELKHRIEALVVGDGLDDGVGIGPLVSVRARQEVEAAVEQALSEGAQVLARAGAGPGTDADCFYAPTLLAGHPGLTICHEEVFGPVTTLVRAADLDEAIRIANGTRFGLTAAVFTCDERAVRRCVEELDAGLVKANAPTTGSELHAPFGGLKDSSFPAPREQNGDSGAEFFTWSKTAYLRTGTPARSRS, encoded by the coding sequence GTGCCGGACATTCCGAACACCCCTGACCGACCGACGGAGCTGCGGCACCTCATCGCGGGGGAGTGGGTGGACGGTGAGGGGGCCGAGGCCCGCAGCCTCGACCCCGCCCACCCGGACCGTGCCGTCGCCGTCTACCGGACAGCCGGTGAGAAGCTCCTGGACCGGGCGGTCACCGCCGCCCAGGAGGCCCAGCCGGACTGGTCGGCGCAGGGGCTGATCCGGCGCGGCCTGGTCCTGCGCCGGGCGGCCGGACTGCTCGCGGACCGGGCCGAGGAGATCGCGCTGCTGATGACGCGGGAGGAGGGCAAGACGCTCCCGGAGTCGCGCGCCGAGGTCGGCGCCTCGGTCGAGACCCTCCACTACCACGCCTCCCGGGCCCGCGCGGCGGACGGCGTCACCTACCCGTCGGGCCATCCCGACGAGGTCATCCGCACCCTCAGGCGCCCCCTCGGCACCGTCGCGGCGATCACGCCGTGGAACTTCCCTCTGCAGATCCCGGCGTGGAAGATCGCTCCCGCCCTGCTGTGGGGCAACGCGGTCATCTGGAAGCCGGCCAGCGACACTGTCGCCGTGGCAGCCGCCTTCGCCCAGGTGCTGGCGGACGCGGGAGTGCCCGCGGGCGTGCTCGGCCTCCTCCTCGCGCCCGGCAGCGTCGGCGCGGCGCTGGTGGCCCGCGAAGAGGTCGCGGGGGTGACCTTCACCGGTTCGGTGGCGGTCGGCCGGTCCATCCAGGCGGCAGCGGTCCCGCGCGGGGCCAAGGTCCAGATGGAACTGGGCGGGCACAACGCGGCCATCGTGCTGCCCGACGCCGACCCGGCCGTGGCCGCCGCCGACCTGGTGGCGGGCGCGATGGGATCCACCGGCCAGAAGTGCACCGGCACCCGCCGGATCATCGCCGTCGGAGAGGCGTACGACGCCCTGCTGCCCGAACTGAAGCACCGGATCGAGGCCCTGGTCGTCGGCGACGGCCTGGACGACGGTGTGGGCATCGGCCCGCTGGTCTCCGTCCGGGCACGGCAGGAGGTCGAAGCGGCGGTCGAGCAGGCCCTGTCCGAAGGCGCCCAGGTGCTGGCGCGCGCCGGTGCCGGTCCCGGCACCGACGCAGACTGCTTCTACGCTCCCACCCTGCTCGCCGGGCACCCCGGCCTGACGATCTGCCACGAGGAGGTATTCGGCCCGGTCACCACCCTGGTGCGCGCAGCTGATCTGGACGAGGCGATCCGGATCGCGAACGGGACCCGGTTCGGCCTCACGGCAGCCGTGTTCACCTGCGACGAGCGGGCCGTACGGCGCTGCGTCGAAGAGCTCGACGCCGGGCTGGTGAAGGCGAACGCGCCCACTACCGGATCGGAGCTGCACGCGCCGTTCGGCGGACTCAAGGACTCCTCCTTCCCGGCGCCCCGCGAGCAGAACGGTGACAGCGGCGCGGAGTTCTTCACCTGGTCCAAGACGGCGTACCTGCGCACCGGCACCCCGGCCCGGAGCCGGTCGTGA
- a CDS encoding carotenoid oxygenase family protein translates to MASHTRRRILQGAALTAAGSVVGGLGLGPCVSSAAAAGTGPGEGATSFPFLEGAFAPVTEELTEFDLKVTGRVPRDLDGRFLRTGPNALGIEDPRAHHWMLGDGMIHGVRLRDGRAEWYRNRWVRSSQVAKKLGEKYPGEVPPDDFAANTHVIPYKGRILALQESGPLPYEMDGELNTVRPYDFRSTLEGAFTAHTKYDPAADELHAVAYYPTWDHVRHIMIDRTGRVARSTRIPVAGAPMMHDFALTQKYVVIVDVPVTFDMAAAQAGAAVPYIWNDKHPMRVGVMPRTGGATRWFEVDPFYYAHTLNAYDQGDSVVVEFTSMPAPFYAAGRGNGGPSTNGTPTLDRWTIDLSTGRAASTRLDDRPQEFPRINESLVSRRHRFAYTASAAEMWVAYETVDGVPPDDTFTNCVLKHDMLRGSTQVHRFPKGAAASEPVFVPRRGARDEDDGYVVAYVNDPERGATDLVILSAQDFTGHPLARIHLPGRVPLGFHGSWVADA, encoded by the coding sequence ATGGCCAGTCATACGCGGCGGAGGATTCTGCAGGGTGCGGCGCTCACGGCGGCGGGGAGCGTGGTCGGGGGCCTGGGGCTCGGCCCCTGCGTCTCGTCGGCGGCGGCCGCGGGGACGGGCCCCGGAGAGGGCGCGACGTCGTTCCCCTTCCTGGAGGGGGCGTTCGCGCCGGTCACCGAGGAACTGACCGAGTTCGACCTGAAGGTGACCGGCCGGGTGCCGCGCGACCTCGACGGCCGCTTCCTGCGCACCGGGCCGAACGCGCTCGGCATCGAGGACCCGCGGGCGCACCACTGGATGCTGGGCGACGGCATGATCCATGGAGTGCGGCTGCGTGACGGGCGGGCCGAGTGGTACCGCAACCGGTGGGTGCGCTCCTCGCAGGTGGCGAAGAAGCTGGGGGAGAAGTACCCGGGTGAGGTCCCGCCCGACGACTTCGCCGCCAACACGCACGTCATCCCGTACAAGGGACGCATCCTGGCGCTCCAGGAGAGCGGACCGCTGCCGTACGAGATGGACGGCGAGCTGAACACGGTGCGCCCGTACGACTTCCGGTCCACGCTGGAGGGCGCGTTCACCGCGCACACGAAGTACGATCCGGCGGCCGACGAGCTGCACGCCGTGGCGTACTACCCGACGTGGGACCACGTACGGCACATCATGATCGACCGGACCGGCCGGGTGGCGCGGTCCACCAGGATCCCGGTCGCCGGCGCGCCGATGATGCACGACTTCGCGCTCACTCAGAAGTACGTGGTGATCGTGGACGTACCGGTCACATTCGACATGGCGGCTGCCCAGGCGGGCGCGGCTGTGCCCTACATCTGGAACGACAAGCACCCGATGCGGGTCGGGGTGATGCCGCGGACGGGCGGCGCCACCCGGTGGTTCGAGGTCGACCCGTTCTACTACGCGCACACGCTGAACGCCTACGACCAGGGCGACAGCGTGGTGGTGGAGTTCACCTCCATGCCCGCCCCGTTCTACGCGGCCGGCCGGGGCAACGGCGGACCCTCCACGAACGGAACGCCGACGCTCGACCGGTGGACGATCGACCTCAGCACCGGCCGCGCCGCCTCAACCAGGCTGGACGACCGGCCGCAGGAGTTCCCCCGGATCAACGAATCGCTGGTGTCCCGACGGCACCGCTTCGCCTACACGGCCAGCGCCGCCGAGATGTGGGTCGCGTACGAGACGGTCGACGGGGTGCCGCCTGACGACACGTTCACCAACTGCGTCCTGAAGCACGACATGCTGCGCGGCAGCACGCAGGTGCACCGCTTCCCGAAGGGCGCGGCCGCCAGCGAACCGGTGTTCGTGCCGCGCCGGGGCGCACGGGACGAGGACGACGGGTATGTCGTGGCCTATGTGAACGACCCGGAGCGCGGGGCCACCGACCTGGTGATCCTCTCGGCGCAGGACTTCACAGGTCACCCGCTGGCCCGTATCCATCTGCCGGGCCGGGTGCCGCTCGGCTTCCACGGCAGCTGGGTGGCGGACGCCTGA
- a CDS encoding MFS transporter: MDVDTPASAGRRAGSSLDTAQLNKFHVKLALVSSGGPFLDGYILGIIGIAMVQIQTQWRMSILWSGLIGASALIGVFVGGAVFGAVTDRIGRKLMFMIDLIAIIVCSVLQFFVTNEIELFVLRLLIGIAVGADYPIATSLVTEFAPKAWRAKLLGGLNAMWFVGATVAAFVGYVLLSSPDGWKWMLASSAIPAAVIVCARARIPESPRWLHSKGRTQEAVDVLRQTVAEHATLADLPEEEGAVPMRALLTGGYLKRVVFISVFWTCTIVTLFAIYAFGPQVLALFNLNGGDEANLGYGLINLFFLIGNVVALLLVDRLGRRPVLIGGFAVSALGLLYLAVEPDSGLWMVAFAFAVYAVFNGGPSILEWIYPNELFPTEVRATAVGLCTGISRIGSAIGTFATPWSLASLGLSATMYIAAGIALVGALVSFFMAPETKNKDLHVTSALT; this comes from the coding sequence ATGGACGTCGATACACCCGCCTCAGCCGGCCGGCGGGCCGGCTCGTCGCTCGACACCGCGCAGCTCAACAAATTCCACGTCAAACTCGCGCTGGTCTCTTCCGGAGGGCCGTTCCTCGACGGCTACATCCTCGGCATCATCGGCATCGCCATGGTGCAGATACAGACCCAGTGGAGAATGAGCATCCTCTGGTCCGGACTGATCGGAGCATCCGCACTGATCGGTGTCTTCGTCGGCGGAGCGGTGTTCGGAGCGGTCACCGACCGCATCGGGCGCAAGTTGATGTTCATGATCGACCTGATCGCCATCATCGTCTGCTCCGTACTGCAGTTCTTCGTCACCAACGAGATCGAACTCTTCGTGCTGCGGCTGCTCATCGGGATCGCCGTCGGCGCGGACTACCCGATCGCCACCTCCCTGGTGACCGAGTTCGCCCCCAAGGCATGGCGCGCGAAACTCCTCGGCGGGCTGAACGCCATGTGGTTCGTGGGCGCGACGGTCGCCGCGTTCGTCGGGTACGTCCTGCTGAGCTCGCCCGACGGCTGGAAGTGGATGCTGGCGTCGTCGGCGATTCCCGCAGCCGTCATCGTCTGCGCACGGGCCCGCATCCCGGAGTCCCCCCGCTGGCTGCACAGCAAGGGCCGTACGCAGGAGGCCGTCGACGTACTCCGGCAGACCGTGGCCGAACACGCCACGCTCGCAGACCTCCCCGAGGAAGAGGGCGCCGTCCCGATGCGCGCTCTGCTGACCGGCGGCTATCTGAAACGCGTCGTCTTCATCTCGGTCTTCTGGACCTGCACCATCGTCACCCTCTTCGCCATCTACGCCTTCGGGCCACAGGTACTCGCGCTGTTCAACCTGAACGGCGGCGACGAGGCGAATCTCGGCTACGGCCTGATCAACCTGTTCTTCCTGATCGGCAATGTCGTGGCCCTTCTGCTCGTCGACAGGCTGGGCCGCCGCCCCGTCCTCATCGGAGGGTTCGCGGTCTCCGCGCTCGGCCTGCTCTACCTGGCGGTCGAACCGGACTCCGGTCTGTGGATGGTCGCGTTCGCGTTCGCGGTGTACGCGGTTTTCAACGGCGGGCCGTCGATCCTCGAATGGATCTATCCCAACGAACTGTTCCCCACCGAGGTCCGCGCCACCGCGGTCGGTCTGTGTACGGGGATCAGCCGGATCGGCTCGGCCATCGGCACCTTCGCCACTCCATGGTCCCTGGCCTCGCTCGGACTGAGCGCCACGATGTACATCGCGGCGGGCATCGCGCTCGTCGGCGCTCTCGTCAGCTTCTTCATGGCGCCGGAGACCAAGAACAAGGACCTGCACGTGACGTCTGCCCTGACGTGA
- a CDS encoding LysR family transcriptional regulator encodes MELRQLRYFIAVATEMNFRRAAERLHIAQPALSQQISKFEKELRTPLFRRTTRSVELTEAGHVLLAQGRRVLAEADHALSAVGHAAHGDIGLLRIGFVSSAALSIVPRSVLAMQQSWPGLHLELAEATTDAQLESISEGRLDVGIAREVDTAAGLVVRRIHRERLIVAVHESHRLAGRSAVELADLAGERFLTFPRHQVSRLYDHIAALCHHAGLRLEAAQEAVQFPTLLGLVAANTGVTIVPDCLRVLRLPALRYVPLTDPPAYSTVSAVCRADRQDAPSVRNFLATVASLRFGDT; translated from the coding sequence ATGGAGCTCCGCCAACTCCGGTACTTCATTGCCGTCGCCACGGAAATGAACTTCCGCCGCGCTGCCGAGCGGCTGCATATCGCGCAGCCCGCTCTGAGCCAGCAGATCAGCAAGTTCGAGAAGGAACTGCGGACGCCGCTGTTCCGCCGGACGACCCGCAGTGTGGAGCTGACCGAGGCCGGCCACGTACTGCTGGCCCAGGGGCGCCGGGTGCTGGCCGAGGCCGACCACGCGCTGTCCGCCGTCGGACACGCCGCGCACGGCGACATCGGCCTGCTGAGGATCGGCTTCGTCAGCTCGGCCGCGCTGAGCATCGTTCCGCGCAGCGTGCTGGCCATGCAGCAGTCCTGGCCGGGTCTCCACCTCGAACTGGCCGAAGCCACCACCGACGCGCAGCTGGAGTCGATCAGCGAGGGGCGCCTCGACGTCGGGATCGCCCGCGAGGTGGATACGGCGGCCGGGCTGGTCGTCCGGCGCATCCACCGCGAACGGCTGATCGTCGCCGTCCACGAGTCCCACCGGCTCGCCGGCCGGAGCGCCGTCGAGCTGGCCGACCTGGCGGGAGAGCGCTTCCTCACCTTTCCCCGGCACCAGGTGTCACGTCTGTACGACCACATCGCGGCGCTGTGCCACCACGCCGGGCTGCGGCTCGAGGCCGCCCAGGAAGCAGTGCAGTTCCCCACCCTGCTCGGTCTCGTCGCCGCCAACACGGGGGTGACGATCGTTCCGGACTGTCTGCGCGTGCTCCGGCTCCCGGCCCTGCGGTACGTGCCGTTGACGGACCCGCCCGCGTACTCCACGGTCTCCGCGGTCTGCCGCGCGGACCGACAGGACGCCCCGTCGGTGCGCAACTTCCTTGCCACGGTGGCGAGTCTGCGGTTCGGCGACACCTGA
- a CDS encoding membrane dipeptidase encodes MSSLAHEDLVVVDGLEINNWDRKVLEELRTGGVSGVNATCAVWEGPGETIRAIADWYQLARDNDDVVVLAGTAAEIRAAKAEGKVAVLLGFQNTSPFGDDYRLVEVFHRLGVRVGQLTYNIQNLVGGACYDAHDSGLTAFGGHIVDEMNRVGMLIDLSHVGNRTSRDAIEASAGPVAITHSNPTWFFDHPRNKPAEVIRALADRGGVIGCCLYPNVLGGELTTRDQFCSMVARLVDEIGPDHVAIGSDCTRNWSQDFVAWLRNGRWRPAAANPVEPEWPVWPQWFGGPEDFPAVTEGLLSAGLDDATVTKVMGENWLRLFTEVFDTTDPR; translated from the coding sequence GTGAGTTCGCTCGCTCATGAGGACCTGGTCGTCGTGGACGGCCTGGAGATCAACAACTGGGACCGGAAGGTGCTCGAAGAGCTCCGTACCGGCGGCGTCAGCGGTGTGAACGCCACCTGCGCCGTATGGGAGGGGCCGGGCGAGACCATCCGTGCGATCGCCGACTGGTACCAGCTGGCCAGGGACAACGACGACGTGGTCGTGCTCGCCGGGACGGCCGCAGAGATACGTGCCGCGAAGGCCGAAGGCAAGGTGGCGGTGCTGCTGGGTTTCCAGAACACTTCGCCCTTCGGCGACGACTACCGTCTTGTGGAGGTGTTCCACCGGCTCGGGGTACGCGTCGGACAGCTCACCTACAACATCCAGAACCTGGTCGGCGGTGCCTGCTACGACGCCCACGACTCCGGGCTGACCGCCTTCGGCGGCCACATCGTGGACGAGATGAACCGGGTCGGGATGCTCATCGACCTCTCGCATGTGGGCAACCGGACCTCGCGTGACGCCATTGAGGCATCCGCGGGGCCGGTGGCCATCACGCACTCGAACCCGACGTGGTTCTTCGACCACCCCAGGAACAAGCCGGCCGAAGTCATCAGGGCCCTGGCCGACCGTGGCGGGGTCATCGGATGCTGCCTCTACCCCAATGTGCTGGGCGGTGAGCTGACCACCCGTGACCAGTTCTGCTCGATGGTGGCGCGGCTGGTCGACGAGATCGGTCCGGATCATGTGGCCATCGGCAGCGACTGCACGCGGAACTGGTCGCAGGACTTCGTGGCCTGGCTGCGCAACGGACGCTGGAGGCCCGCTGCGGCCAACCCGGTCGAACCCGAATGGCCCGTGTGGCCGCAGTGGTTCGGCGGCCCCGAGGACTTTCCCGCCGTCACCGAGGGTCTGCTCTCGGCGGGCCTCGACGACGCCACCGTCACGAAGGTGATGGGCGAGAACTGGCTCCGGCTCTTCACAGAAGTCTTCGACACCACGGACCCACGATGA
- a CDS encoding SAM-dependent methyltransferase: MSSTGARGPIDLRTDRAHPARIYDVFLGGKTNYPADRAMAATVVEKMPSAQLAARTNREFVLRAVRHLAGEAGIRQFLDIGTGIPTSPNLHEVAQETAPESRVVYTDNDPIVLAHSRALHVSSSAGRTAYIQADFTDPDSILTSARSTLDLGQPVALTMGLLLHWIDRKKQPHAVVRRLMDALPVGSCLLISVFARELAGGSATLEDDFAAEGTSLRPFTRDETLRFFDGTDLLDPGLVAPYQWRPDTDAQEIGSPDAGPDASATPIWAGLGVKR, encoded by the coding sequence ATGAGCAGTACGGGCGCGCGTGGGCCGATCGACTTGCGTACCGACAGGGCCCATCCAGCCCGTATCTACGATGTCTTCCTGGGCGGCAAGACGAACTACCCCGCCGACCGGGCCATGGCCGCGACGGTGGTGGAGAAGATGCCGTCGGCGCAGCTGGCAGCGCGGACCAACAGGGAGTTCGTCCTGCGCGCCGTGCGACACCTCGCCGGCGAGGCGGGCATCCGGCAGTTCCTCGACATCGGCACCGGCATACCGACGTCGCCCAACCTGCACGAGGTCGCGCAGGAGACAGCACCGGAATCCCGGGTCGTGTACACCGACAACGATCCGATCGTCCTCGCCCACTCGCGGGCGCTGCACGTCAGCAGCTCGGCCGGCCGCACCGCTTACATCCAGGCCGACTTCACCGACCCGGACAGCATTCTCACGTCCGCGCGCAGCACGCTCGACCTCGGGCAGCCGGTCGCCCTGACGATGGGTCTGCTGCTGCACTGGATAGACCGGAAGAAGCAGCCGCATGCTGTCGTCAGGCGCCTGATGGACGCGCTGCCCGTCGGCAGTTGTCTGCTGATATCGGTGTTCGCACGGGAGCTCGCGGGGGGTTCCGCCACTCTGGAGGACGATTTCGCGGCTGAGGGCACGTCCCTCCGGCCCTTCACCCGGGACGAGACGCTGCGGTTCTTCGACGGCACCGACCTGCTCGATCCAGGTCTGGTCGCGCCCTACCAGTGGCGGCCCGACACGGACGCCCAGGAGATCGGCAGCCCGGACGCCGGGCCCGACGCCTCAGCGACCCCGATCTGGGCGGGGCTCGGAGTGAAGCGGTAG
- a CDS encoding polyprenyl synthetase — MSGDDSASKGTDRGAEAAYLVAGAVDLAVSGAASALRGVRAILGRSDLVEMAQDGEEDLKVRGRLAVQRYTAVPEPHLELLARRAAVRLDASDD, encoded by the coding sequence GTGTCTGGTGACGACAGTGCTTCGAAAGGTACCGACCGTGGGGCGGAGGCGGCGTATCTGGTCGCCGGAGCAGTCGATCTGGCAGTGAGTGGTGCGGCATCGGCCCTGCGCGGTGTACGGGCAATCCTGGGGCGGTCCGACCTTGTCGAAATGGCCCAGGACGGCGAGGAGGACCTGAAGGTACGCGGCCGGCTGGCGGTCCAGCGGTACACCGCCGTGCCGGAACCCCATCTTGAGCTGCTGGCCCGCCGTGCCGCCGTCCGTCTCGATGCGAGCGATGACTGA